In the genome of Parus major isolate Abel chromosome 3, Parus_major1.1, whole genome shotgun sequence, the window gttagAAAAACACTTAAGGCTAAAAACTGTTCGGACAAATTGGctattatttcacattttctctgaatAGTATATTTTATGTCTTGTTTTCATAAGATTGTTGCAGTCTATTTTTACTTACATGAAATCATATTTAAGCATTGTAAACCAGCATTGAAACCAGCATTGTAACGAGGTAAATATAGAATATGCCAAAGAATTagaggggtaaaaaaaaaagcattccaaGACCACCGTCACCTTTAAAAACTAAACTTGTAGTCCTCAAGCACAGCAGATAAAGAGATACTGAACTCTACTGGGAACTGAGAATGAGGAGGGAACTTGCTATACAATTCTGTAACTACCAACTTTATAAAAAGTAGAATACTCTGAATTAGATCTTGGGCTATCAACCAGAACCAGGTGCTCGTGCACtgtaaacaaagcaaaaggcaaGTCCCACAGTCCAATTTTTAAATCATTGGGTGGCTAAAATAAGCAAAGGAAGATTTGGTTTCCTTGTTTATGACTGGTAAATACAATGGtacaaaataatggaaaactACTGTGCTTAAGCTTCAGGTATTGagaatacaaaacaaaaatgccttcccctcaaaacaaacaaacaaatcaaccGCCAAAACAAAACGaaccaaacaaaatcaaccacacaaaacaaaccaaccaaccaaagcTCACAATCCAACCAAGCCAGTTTGGTTTTCCCAATAATGAACCCTTAATCCTTCACAATGGAGGCCATCCATGTTCCACTCATTCTTACTTACTCCataaattaaatccttttcttaaaattcatactgtaaaaacatacatttataatgataatgataaaattaaaaactaggTATTTTAGGCCCTGTCTTTAAATAAAGTCACTCAATTCAccttattataaaataaatcatccCCAAGGGATGACCCTGGAGCCCTCCCAGGAAGCTGCAGCTAATCctgactgcccagggaggctccTGAGGAAACACACAGGGGCCACTCAGCAGCTCAAGCTGACAGATGTTCTTACCTGACAACTTCCATTGGATTTTAGGACTAAAATATCAGTGAGAAAGGACTTCATGTAACATTTGCAATGTCTGGTACTTTGTGCTATtaaagcttttccctttttttttaattaaataaactaCTGAAAAAACTAACGTCATCCAAACTTTGAAAAAGTCAGGCTCCAAAATATTTGGTCACCAGACTGGAAGAAATTCAGAATACAAGCTTCAAACTGCAATAATTCTAGCCATACAAATccaaaatttttggttttgtcggcatttttttcttttaataacttGATTATACTGCACCCAGTTCCTACACACGAGCACAGCCCAAAAAATCTAAATTACATCGTGCCAAAATTGCAGCTAAGTGTTACAAGGACTGAAAAATTTCAGATGTTCAGCTTGTAAAAAGGTTGAGCTGTAAGTGTCAtccaaatttcattttcatacaCTAGCTGTGAACTCCACTGGCTCAAGTGCATACCACAGCTCCTGCATCTTTGATGGAGTGTTATTCGTGTTAACCAcgaaagaaaggaaaaggaaaaggaaaaggaaaaggaaaaggaaaaggaaaaggaaaaggaaaaggaaaaggaaaaggaaaaggaaaaggaaaaggaaaaggNaaaaggaaaaggaaaaggaaaaggaaaaggaaaaggaaaaggaaaaggaaaaggaaaaggaaaaggaaaaggaaaaggaaaaggaaaaggaaaagcaaagcctATTATCTGCTCAGCTGTATGGCAGCCTCACATGAGACCAGTAAGgtttgaaattaatgtttttactTCCTTGCTACCATCAGTTGGCTCCTGGAGCAAGCAAGAACTAATCTTCCTTCACACCAGTTTTAAGAGACACCATTTTTAGGGTATCATataataaagaacaaaatttcagcattgagcctttcctttcctttcagtcTTTCTTTATGCATCATTTTTTAGAGGAGACAGCTCAAGTTCTCCCCTTTTCAGAGTCCCACatttaaaagaggaaagacaTCTCAAAGTAGTCCAGAAAATCACCAGCGCTGTGAGATGATGGCACTGAGCTTCATTACCCCCTTCAGCACTTCCCACACACTTTGGGGAATAGGGAATGGAGCCTTAGTGgtactgaaataaaagcatgagCTACATGTGAAGCCTAAGGGAGTCCTTCTCCCTTTTCAAATATATTCCATACAGCATGTGTTTGATGAATGCTAATTAAGCATAGTAGAAGCATTTAATTTGGAATAATGATGTTCAAAGGCCAGATCTGACTCCCTGTTCTTCAATCAGAGTAGTCTCTTGTTAAGGTCAAGAGAAACACCGTGGGGATCAGGTTGGAATAATGAATTATAGCATAATCAATATATTTCCCTTTCTGTGCACACCCCCCTATATACACAGAATATGCTgatcacagacacacacatatgtgtgtgtaaCTTAGGTAATCACACCTgaagggtttgggttgtttcttttttatttgagaaattGTGTCATTAATTATGAAAATGCCCCATACTTGCAGAAGTCCTACAAATTCAACAAACTAAACCGTGTATTTGGATGGGAAAGTGGGAATCAGCAGGACACCACCACCAGGGAATCCAAATTTCTCATGCTGTTCTGGAAGGCAATTAACTGGCAATTAGcagatttaaaatgcagtagGGCATTCTAAAACTAAAAGGTAATGCAGAGGCATTAGACACAAGAAGAGCCAGTACTGACCTGCCTGCTCTAGAAACACACAGGTAGCACCAACCTCCAAAACTGGGGCAAAGCAACCAGATCTCTGCTTGCAGAGATATAATCAACACTGTAATTAGGATAGAGAGAGATTTGCTTCTTGTTTGGGCAATACAGAGTCTACCACACCTATTATAGATCAGTGAGGCAGATCTGATGACGTTTCTTCAACTTACCACTTTTCTGTAGctaaccttaaaaaaaataaaaaaaataaagcactgcaAAAGGTCAGGCAAACCATTAAACTTCAGGTGAGCCATTTCCACTGAGGTGGCACAGTCACAGAATAGCAGCACTTCACAATCCCAAATGAAACGAGCCTTTCTGTCTCACATGTAAAATTACAGGAAACAGCACTCATTAAATGAAGGACATCATAATGGTGGGAGCCCTCCTGTTTCTGTCTGCCTTGAGGATTTGCAGTTGTAGTTGAGGTTTGTAATGTACAGGCTCCTTGTTCACACCctgttgtttaaaataatgctCGTGGTGCAGAACACTATCACCTCCAAATCCCACGGCCACCAGCAATAACACCACCTCCTACACATCTCAGGAATCACAGTACCAGTGAAAACAACACTGCAAATGTGAGAGGCTTTAACAACACAAATTCCAACTTCTGCAACTTGAGAAATCAcgaaaaagtcattaaaaaaaaatccctaatgATGCAGGCACATTGTTCTTTCTAGCTAACATACCTAAGCAACAAATTGCTGCTCTAGGCAGTGGAGCACTGATCTTATCGCTCCTGGTAATGTTCTTCAACCCTGTCACACCTTCCTCTCCACTTCAttgttttcaagtattttacCCCTCCACTTTATGTGacctgccagctgtgccagtcCCCTTGTGAAGTGACCACACAAACACCAACCTAAAAGCTAAAATAACTCATTAAAAGCAGCAAGAATGCTTTGGCATAGTGCCCAAGCACATTTTCGTCACTGCAATACAGTAGGTGCTAGTTCCAgtaaatattacattttctaCCCTCCTAAGACCATGCtgaaaatgggggaaaaaaggaaaaaagaagcaataaCTGTGGGGTTAGATTTTATACGAGGTGAGCTGGCAACTGAGCTGTGTTAGGATTAGTGAGCTACATATAATGGTGTTTTgctaaattgaaaaaaaaaaaggcaaggatttttatttagttGTTACAAGCAAACATCAATTCAGATAATAGCAATTTTTCTCATGTATGTCCTATTATAACTCTATAGACATTCCCTCCCTCACAAAATTCTGCGCGAAGTTATTAATACATTTTCACCTAGCCCAATAACAAACAGAATTATCCATTATAAGCCCAGTCATCCACTGGAGTAAAAAGTGTATCACTACATAGGAGACATTTTTGGGTAGAAAACAGGGACacaatacttttttctttttccctgaatCAAGAAGAATAAGCTTGcttaaaaggttttctttctaGTTAGGAGATGCAGGCACTATTGCAAATACACGTGGCAGAAAGCAAGCAGTCTCTCCTATTAGctcttccaaaattattttatctcaaGTCTTCAGACTGAAGCTACTTTCCCTCTCAGCCTTCCAGAAGCTTGGACAACTGCAAAGTGCTCCCCAGTTCATGACCCAGCCCATATATTTGAGGAATCACAAGGTATCCGAGGAGAGGGAAGAATGGCAACTCTCTTCCCTTATTAGAAAATACAAGAAgtcatttattttccatcagtTAGCAGAAATTgttagaaatgtttctgttagcagaaatgtttctgttagCAGAAATCCTGCTGAAGAAGCAAAGGCCTTTATCCTCCACAGCTGAGGGAACCTTACCactgtttttctgctctgactTTTCCCATAAGGGCAGGTCCCTGTTATGAAGATGCTGTCTCTTCCTTCTCAAACAGGGgtaaaaatgctttggaaacCCCTCTTGAGAGGTTGCATAACAGCAACTTCAGAAGGAAATGGCTgcagtccctggcaggaggatgACAATCTTTAGGGACAGCATACTTTATACGCCGGATATCAagttctaattattttttatatagtCTGATTAATATTTTACCATTCACATATCAGGATATTTACTACAGATGGTAACTCCTTCagtatttgtgaaaaaaaaaaaaaaacaaaacaacttatAAATCaaatatgataaaatatttctactcctcatgctgaaatttttattaCCGCTTAGCCTACGTGAAGTTTGTTCCAAAGCATAAGAGTGAAGGAGGACACTTCAAACCCAGCAGCAAGGGATCCTGTTCAATAAATGCAAGAGGTTACTGccaccaaaaggaaaacagtggGATTACTCCACATGGAAACGAACTATGACCGGTCTTATCTAAGAAGCAGACAAATGTACTGTTTTAATCAGGATGAAATAACctttgaaaaactaaaaaaaccagGTGGTGAGAATGTTCTGCAGCCTTAAGGGACAGGAGGCTGGGAAGGATGAAGGCAGAGAGCAAAAAACAATTACAAAGAACAACACTGAAATTGTATGGTTCTCCAGGGCCAGCCTTCCAGGATATTCCACAcaagaaatgagattttttttaaaaaataatttaataaagaaacaTGATCTCActacaaaataaatttggcaTTTTAGAAAGATATCAGCTGATTCATACATATTCAGCAGATTGATGGGCAGCAAAGGAAACAGATGGAAGTACATCATAACGACATCTTTTATAAACATAAACCCAGCACTACCCTCTATATAAtccatggggggaaaaaattaaattttttattgctACAGTAAATATGATAGGCTTTTCTGGCATTTATTCATCTCCATGTTTTTCACAGGTGCCATGCTTTCTGCATATGGAATGCAGAAAGGTACTGGGAAATCCTCCAGTGAAGCCAAGATGTTGATTTATGGGCCAGATCCATGTTTAGTACTTAGAAGACAAAAACTACACCAATTAAGTCACAGGGGCAATGAATCTCTCTGCTTCTAGACTTTCTGTTGTCatcctgctgttttctcctcttcctccaccaCCCAGaggagaaggacaaaaaaagaaaaccacagaaaggtaacaaagatgtattttttccccccagcttttgtaattttaatCGTGCAGATTTTTCACAATGAAGTAAGAAAACTGGAATAAATATGCTCAGAAATTGACATGGCAATTgacaaggaagggaaaaggcagaTCTTGCAGTAAATTTTGCTTCTTCTGGTGCTGAAGAGAAACCAGCACCAAAGAGACATGTCCAAAGACCAGGATGCTTTAAGCACAGAGGATCCCTTTTGAAGTTTGCTGCTACCAGCAAATACAGTGTGACACAAAACCCCTCCAGGTTTCAAGTCAGGGAGATACTAAAACAGGAAGATAAGTTTAAGCTTCTGTACTTCCAAAGCACAGTCCTAAAATCAACCTTCTCCCCCAAAACTGACAGACATGAAGGAAAGAGGGCCCTCAGAGTGACCAGAAGGCCAAGAGGTTCATTTAGGAAGCTCTAGAGCACAGATCTTATAAGGATCCATAGAATTTAGGTGTCACTTCCTTTAAGTTACCCACTACAAAAAAGCCCACAGAGAAAACCAGAGAGCCCTAAAGGAATCAGTCTTTAGGACTCACTTCCATTGCAGGCTTTTCAGGGCACCACATGAATCTGATCATTAAATAAACAACAGAATCTTCATATAGGCAGAAAAGTGAGTGACATCATCCTCATCAAATTCCAGATCTctcaattatattttaaatctaCCGACCAGCTTTATAAATCTGGCCAAACAGCCGTGCATTTACCCACAAGGTGGCAGTGGCCATCCAAGAATTTAGCACCTGGAGGCTCCCTTGATCCACACGCAGCTCACTTTGACCGGAGACCAAAACGCTCCGTTACGGGGAAAAATACCTTCTCTCTTGCACAAAAAGCAGAATCTGTTGGCTAAGTTAACTGGCTTGCTTCATAATGGGCGGTGCTTTCTTACAAGAAAACTGCAGCTCTTCTCAGAAAGGAGCAGGTACCCATTTCCAGGAGCACACACCCCGAAGGTGCCGCCTTTTCCCTGCACGGCGCGGGGCCCTGAGGCACTCGGGCTCCTGAGGAGCGGCGGGGGAGCCGAGCCGAGCCCCAGGAGCACGGCAGGAGCGGAGCTGTGCGGGCCCCTGAGGGCTCGGCCAGctcagcccctggccctgcacctCCCCAGGAGCCACAGCCGGGGCTCGCCAGCGCCGTCCAAACgctgctggagctgtcaggcttggtgctgtgaccgcTGTCCTGGGGAGCCTTTCAGTGCCCAGCCCGCCTCCgagtgaagaaccttttcctgatatccaacctaaccCTCCcgacacagcttcaggccatcCCTCGGGTCCCGTCTCGGCCGTTCCCCGCACCGGGCTGTGCCCGCTAGGGGATGGATGCCCGCGGACCGGGCAcggcagggcacagggcagggaccTGTGCACCCAGAGCCCCACGGACACCCGGCGGGAGTGAGGCCATGGAGCGGCTTCCCCCAGGCCGCGGCCCCTTCCCCCCGCAGCGCCCCGGGCCCGCGCCGCCGGTACCTGGAGGAGGCCGCCCATCTTGGCCCGCAGAGCGCGGAACTCCTCCGGCGGCGCCTCGGGGTAGAGCTGAGCGCGCAGCAGCTCCTCGGTGATGCCGGCATTGCCGTGGAAGGCGGCCTGGGCGATGCCGCTCAGCAGCGCGCTCAGCGGCCTGCAGCTCtcgggcggcggcggcggctcggGCGCCGCCATGGCGGGCAGGGCGCGCCCGGGGTACGGCGGCCGCGCGGGGCCAGAACGCTCCCCAGGCAAGCTCCGCGCTCCGGAGCGGGTGCAGTAAACTTCCGAATTTTCAACTGTTTGGCACAGAAAATACTCCATTTCACCACTCACGTGTTTTAAGGAAACCTCCACAGGCTTTGTGCTCTATCCAGGGCTGACGACAAAACATGGGGCAGTTAAAACAAAGATCAAGTGTTTGTGCACCATTTTATATAAgtttcaatataaaaaaaaaaacacattaaaatgcTTTGTATAACAAACACACTGTCACAAAAAAGACTGTGCTCTCCAAAGAGGTATCCACAGAAAGTTTTCTGTGCTAATACAACAGTGGTATTATTTACCTCCTGATTTCAGTCATTGAAACCTTCGCAGTTGCACTCTTTTTTATGACATGAAAGAGAATGTTGcttacaaagagaaaatatgagtTTATGATCAACTTGacctgctctgctttgttctttcttcGGTTTCATAGACAGAGAACAGGCAAAGAACAAGTTGTCCTAGCATGAGGGGGAGCACAGAGTACATCTTGAAGCTAGAAATACAGGAAGAATTAACAGCAAACACATCTAAAAGTTTCTTCCACTGTCTCCATTCATTTGGACAGTATTTCAAAGGTCTTCTTTAGCCAGTGGTATTTGGATTAAACAACATCTTTAGAAGCTTTAAAAGAATGCTCTTTTAGAAGCATTTGGAGATACAGGAATTTCTTTCAATCACTAGGAATTAATACATAGGATGAGAGACTTAACTCCATTTGGATACAGACTCCTCCCAGCACCACTGACCTTTCCCAAAAACTCTGAGTACAGTTCACCATTGttcatctttaaaaacaaaaggcagcagggcaggaactCTTCATGGCTTATCCATATCACCCATGGAATATACAGCaaaatttctctctgctttgaaTTTCTGAAGATACTGTCCCTCGATGGCATCTTCTGCTGCAACCTCAGGTGTGTCATTAAGGCCTAATGAGCAGTGATGGTTTACTGACTTAGGCTGAGGTACAAATTTGTCCCtgtaattgctttttcttctcagatcCCAGTGCACTCAGTGTCTTGCATGAATGTGGCAAGACACATCTGGTGCCAAGTGTGTCTTGACTTCAAAAACAGCATGAAATACTCAGAATGCACATGGCAGCAACAAGTAACCCGTGTTTTTAAGAAtcttatttatttggtttttgtAAACAacctcatttttaaagaaattaaaaatacattgaaaagtCTCTCTCTACATATATACACAGTACATGTTCAAATTTCACTTCATTGTGATGCCATGgtttaagcagaaaaacaaagaatgcTTTGATCCAAAACTCAGCAGCAATACCACTGCCTCTTGGGGCACAGCACATTCCTGCCCTTCCAGGAACACTTCACCTTTATCACCTGCACCACTTCACTTGTTCCTGATCACCTGGACAGTTTTTCTGCCGTAGTGGTAATAGCTGTAGGCAGATGTCACCGTTGTGAAAGCTGTGATGCACCTTTTGGGGAAAAGAGCTCCTGTAAGTCATGTGGGCCTATGGACAATAGAAAAagtcctttttgttttttcttttttagcatcTAACTACACAGTGAGGTGCTGTGCACCACAAAAATGCAGCTTACAATTTTATGCTGAAATTCAGTGCTATGGGGAGGATTAGATAAACAAAGGGTCTGCCATCCAATGGTAAGCAGCATGTTTCAGTGAAACTGCATACCAGGACAAATTTTCACCACACTAGCACTTGTtttagagaagggaaaataaaatattcagcatttgCAGCCTACATAATTTTTACCAGCTTGATAACTGGCAGATGTGAGAAACTATTTCTTGGCAGTGTGAACAGGGAGCATTCAAATCACTCAAGACTTGAGCTTACCATTTCCACCAGGTTCCTGAAGTTTCTGCTTCAGCCTCTTTTGCTCCCTTCCAGACCACAGCTATACCTAAATGAGCAGTGCTCCCCTGTGTGAAAGGCTGACACCACCCCTGAGGTAGGAGTCACTGCTACAGCCCTCCCTGAGTGCTCTGCCAGGGAGAGTGCTCTGAGAATATTCACAGAGCAACCTGGCAAATTACACCCAGAGGCAACTCTAGATTTTGTTTTACCACCAGGATAAAAAACCACAGACTGTTAAGATCAAGGCTCATTCATAGTTCCTTAAACACttattggtttgggttggtggttttggtttctttggtttggtggggttttttattttcctagaaGACAAGTAACACTGGATTTTGCACTACTTTAAACTAAGTTCCTAAGTAATTCTGACATCTGCTGCTCAGAACTCTTTGTTCTGAACTCTTACCTAACAGCTCAGGAAAACTAACTGCACTTGCaacagctgcagccagctgcagtTCAGACTCAGTTCAGATCTCCAGTGACAGTGGAAGGAACAGCATTACTTAAGGAGGGAAGCTCCTTTATGCCTGTTCTTATCCCAtgcctccctctccttcctAAAACCTAGCAGGAATCACCATTTCTCCATGTGCTTTTCAAAGAGGATTTCCAGATAGAAGGCACAGTAGAAACCAAAGTAAGAATGGCTATTTTTACTGATCCCAAGGTTGCTTTTTCAAGGAGACTTATGGCATGAATAAATGAGGAACACATACAGcctttcttcctgctcctctcttcTCCACTGAATTTATGTTTTGCCTGTGTACACCATGCCTACCCCAAAGACTTGTTTCCAAGCTATTATTCCTGGATCTTAACTAGTTTCATGTGACCACCTTTTGCTTGTGTAGTAAATTAAGTACAAATAAGTATCTAATTCTGGTGTCATTTAAGACTAAAGGTGTAAAAATTCAGGCATACAGGCTTATTACATCTTCTGGGCAGTTTTTTTGTTCCACACAAATTAATCTCGATTACCAGTTTCTTTAGGAACATATTAAATTatctgggggggaaaaaaattaagatattagTTACCATAATGTCTGCAGATATATGCTGTCCACATAATTGAAAACAGGAGCTGCTAAAGAAGCCGCCACCAAAATCAGCTGAACTGCTGTGTTCatctgaaaaaagcaaaacaggaacTGTTGAGCAACACAAAGAAGTACAGTGCAAGGAATATACATACACTTTTATTACTGCTTTAAGGATTAGTCTGCacaaggaaaatttatttagaaaactttttaaaattaagcattttaCTCTCTCAAAATTAGCACGTGCTCTGACAGAGTATAGTTGAAAACCCTTCATGATCTGTGCATTATTTTGAAACTTGTACTCGGCAGCAGTGGTAAATTATCCCCACCCTCTAAACCACACAATGCCCCAAGTACCCAGGAGTTGTCTTTTGTAATGAGTTACTGCTCTTACCTTGCTAATGAATGTTGGTTTTAATTGTGCAGTAGCATAACAGGGGTTAAAATACCTACTCAGTGTTCTCTGTtgggggagaaaagaggaaaaaaaatgcaacccTTGCACATTGAATTTGATATACCAGTTCACATGATAAAGAAAAGGCAACTGTAGCACTAAAGAATTACACTGCTCTTTTGCAAGATTTATTATTACACACCGGAAAAAAGTTATCAATAGTTCTGACTTATCTTTACAAACCATATTTTATTAaacactgctctgctcagaaaTCTATCTGGCAAAAGAACCAGCATTACATCTCGTGCATTAAGTCTCAAGATGACAAATCTCTTGGTCACAACTTTGCTAAAAGcttattaatttactttttgttcTGATTACACGTTTTTAACGCCGTGCACTCACCGGTGGAGAAAGAGTTTTGTACCGCACGTAAAAAACCGCAGCAATGAGCGCCGCATCCCGCAGGATAATCATGGAAGTCAGTGGAACTGGAAGTTCAAGCCAACAGCATCCAGTGAAAAATTGTGTCCGTGATTAAAGGTAAAACGCAaccaaaagagcagaaaattggAAGCAAGACAAAATAAGCGCTCCCAAATTCTCCTGAATGAGTTCCATGCACTACTGAGGATGTTTAACACAACTCCTGAAAGGGTCTGAGCTGAAGTCTTAAAACAATCCAGCCCATCAAACACAACTTTATAGAGCTACCAACTATTATTGCTTTAAAGAAAGAGCACTTTAAAATGGCAGTACAGGCTAGTTGTTTTTTTATGTGGCACCACTTGCTTTCTGTGGGGTCCCTCTGGAAGTGTTTAACTGGAGCAAAGAGCAACTGGCAAAGCAAGAGTTCCAAGAGATACACAGTTTTCCTCCGAGAAACACAAGAAATGTTGCTACACATAAATCGACCTTCTTTACCTTATCTAGAACACACAACTGACATAAACTCACCTGGGATAAGATTTGCACAAGTTAGGCTCACGTAGAGCACACTGATGAGAATTTTATCTGCCAGGGGATCAAGAGCACTTCCCAGTGCTGATTTCTGATTAGCCCAGTTCCGTGCAATAAATCCATCCAACTAGGAAAACCAAAATTCAACAGCTCTCTGTTAGAAGAGTATGAACCAAAGCAGCTCATGTACACTACTTTAGAGAGGTATTTAATGAATAACACCAGGTAAAACAGGGAGTTTAACCATGATAAAATGTGATGCCTCTTAGGTGATATTTGTATCATTTAAAAGACCACCAGATGCGCTGAGTGGCCAATGCCCACCTGGGGCTGGTCAAGGAGCCCTAACATTCCCCTTTTCTCCATTAGCATTAAGTCCCCTTCAGGCACCTGCAAATTCCCTTTGCAGCACCAGAAACGATATATAGAGCATTCCCAGAAATCACCAAATCTAAAACCAAATGTGTTTTACCCATTTCCACGCTACACTGAAGTCTGCTTCAATGCACGCCCACGGCATCACCGCGAGCCCGGTGTCCCCAAAGCTTTTCCAAAGTGATGCAGACATACCAGGTCTGTCACGCCAGCCAGGACAAAGACACCGAGGGCAACGCTGAAATTCTCCTCAACAATCAAATAGCCTAAAACTGGCGCCAGACCCATTCTCGCCATGGACAGGATATTTGGGATGGTCCAGGGGTTTTCATACTGTAAAGCAAGAAACGTAAAAACTTCAGGGCATGAACGCAACCCCCACTTTGGCACTTAACGGAGTTTTAATCGCGACAAATACTTTTCCCAAGTGAACCAGACAGAAAGCCTGGAAAGTTCTTGGAAGCAGCCCGCTGCTTGCACAAGGCACATGGCCTCGACCCGCTAAACATTAACTTCGCCTTCAAGGGGAAATCGCCCCGCCGCCAGAGCGCCCACGAAGAGCCCGTCCGGGAGCCCCGGCTGTGACACCTGCCAGCCCCCCCGTCCCCGGTGTCACTCACGTACCAGCTCGGCGTAGGGCCCCGCCGCGCCGCGCNNNNNNNNNNNNNNNNNNNNNNNNNNNNNNNNNNNNNNNNNNNNNNNNNNNNNNNNNNNNNNNNNNNNNNNNNNNNNNNNNNNNNNNNNNNNNNNNNNNNNNNNNNNNNNNNNNNNNNNNNNNNNNNNNNNNNNNNNNNNNNNNNNNNNNNNNNNNNNNNNNNNNNNNNNNNNNNNNNNNNNNNNNNNNNNNNNNNNNNNNNNNNNNNNNNNNNNNNNNNNNNNNNNNNNNNNNNNNNNNNNNNNNNNNNNNNNNNNNNNNNNNNNNNNNNNNNNNNNNNNNNNNNNNNNNNNNNNNNNNNNNNNNNNNNNNNNNNNNNNNNNNNNNNNNNNNNNNNNNNNNNNNNNNNNNNNNNNNNNNNNNNNNNNNNNNNNNNNNNNNNNNNNNNNNNNNNNNNNNNNNNNNNNNNNNNNNNNNNNNNNNNNNNNNNNNNNGCCGCCGACGCGCGACCTTTTGCGGCGCTTTGCGTCAGCCCCGCCCCTCGGCCAGGCCGCGCGCTTTACGGCAGGCGGGCAGCCGTGGCTGTGGAAGGCCGGTCCCGGGAAAGCGCTTCCCCGCTGCTTTTCCACCGCCTAACTGCAGCATCCCCGCCTGCCTCCCGGCCCAGGCCCGGTCCCGGGAAAGCGCTTCCCCGCTGCTTTTCCACCGCCTACCTGCAGCATCCCCGCCTGCCTCCCGGCCCAGGCCCGGTCCCGGCGGTGTCCATGGCTGCCCGGGTTCATCCCGCTCCTCCTCACGGCGGGGCCGCGCCGTTCTCGGACAAGCCCttgagggaggaaggggaaggttTGCTTTATCTTCAGGGACTTCTCAGGGAGCGCGAGTGGTCTCTTGTGCTCGGTA includes:
- the CRLS1 gene encoding cardiolipin synthase (CMP-forming) isoform X2; protein product: MLQYENPWTIPNILSMARMGLAPVLGYLIVEENFSVALGVFVLAGVTDLLDGFIARNWANQKSALGSALDPLADKILISVLYVSLTCANLIPVPLTSMIILRDAALIAAVFYVRYKTLSPPRTLSRYFNPCYATAQLKPTFISKMNTAVQLILVAASLAAPVFNYVDSIYLQTLWCITAFTTVTSAYSYYHYGRKTVQVIRNK
- the CRLS1 gene encoding cardiolipin synthase (CMP-forming) isoform X1 produces the protein MNPGSHGHRRDRAWAGRQAGMLQYENPWTIPNILSMARMGLAPVLGYLIVEENFSVALGVFVLAGVTDLLDGFIARNWANQKSALGSALDPLADKILISVLYVSLTCANLIPVPLTSMIILRDAALIAAVFYVRYKTLSPPRTLSRYFNPCYATAQLKPTFISKMNTAVQLILVAASLAAPVFNYVDSIYLQTLWCITAFTTVTSAYSYYHYGRKTVQVIRNK
- the CRLS1 gene encoding cardiolipin synthase (CMP-forming) isoform X3 — its product is MARMGLAPVLGYLIVEENFSVALGVFVLAGVTDLLDGFIARNWANQKSALGSALDPLADKILISVLYVSLTCANLIPVPLTSMIILRDAALIAAVFYVRYKTLSPPRTLSRYFNPCYATAQLKPTFISKMNTAVQLILVAASLAAPVFNYVDSIYLQTLWCITAFTTVTSAYSYYHYGRKTVQVIRNK